A window from Lactiplantibacillus pentosus encodes these proteins:
- a CDS encoding GTP pyrophosphokinase translates to MSTTKSQASADNDQLLPAPPELLQAVDQLKAYSLRYEVAMKLVLDKLDYISREYELRYGYALIDSKQSRIKSPESIVGKMQRKHLPLTLNAVFNNLHDIAGIRLIVRFLSDVKTVEDLLATQADIKVLRVKDYIHHPKANGYQSLHLILGVPVYTVDGPSIVEVELQVRTIAMNFWASLEHELNYKKNVPHQADLRASLTKKAQLITELDQEMDEIKRRMYQPKTPPKEV, encoded by the coding sequence TTGAGCACAACAAAATCCCAAGCAAGTGCGGATAATGACCAGCTTCTGCCAGCACCCCCGGAACTTTTGCAAGCTGTTGATCAGTTGAAAGCTTATTCGTTACGGTATGAAGTGGCGATGAAGCTCGTTTTAGATAAGTTAGATTATATTAGTCGTGAATATGAGCTGCGTTACGGCTATGCCTTGATTGACAGCAAGCAGTCCCGAATCAAGTCGCCGGAAAGCATTGTCGGCAAGATGCAACGCAAACACTTGCCGCTGACATTGAACGCGGTCTTTAACAATTTACATGACATTGCCGGTATTCGGCTGATCGTGCGCTTCTTGAGCGATGTGAAAACGGTCGAAGATTTGTTGGCGACCCAGGCAGATATTAAAGTCTTACGGGTGAAGGATTACATCCACCATCCGAAAGCAAACGGCTATCAAAGTTTGCATTTGATTCTGGGCGTTCCCGTCTATACGGTCGATGGCCCAAGTATTGTCGAGGTCGAATTGCAAGTTCGGACGATTGCGATGAACTTCTGGGCGTCGTTGGAACATGAATTAAATTATAAAAAGAACGTCCCGCATCAGGCTGATTTACGCGCCTCATTGACGAAGAAGGCGCAGCTAATTACTGAGCTGGACCAAGAAATGGATGAGATCAAACGCCGGATGTATCAACCGAAGACGCCTCCTAAGGAAGTCTGA